A part of Heteronotia binoei isolate CCM8104 ecotype False Entrance Well unplaced genomic scaffold, APGP_CSIRO_Hbin_v1 ptg000988l, whole genome shotgun sequence genomic DNA contains:
- the LOC132590891 gene encoding complement C1q tumor necrosis factor-related protein 8-like yields MRAVLLLFFVASSLQASLLPGEKASSKKETWRGSCVRCCDSTEQPGSVTSSRYIRMTSDSAYSLPKIRPTVDITILKGEKGEMGPKGLLGPEGKAGHPGLRGLNGWKGQKGQLGPPGHSCKQYYVAFSVGRRKPLHSLDYYQHVTFDTEFVNLYKHFNMFTGKFFCYVAGVYFFNLNVHTWNYKETYLHIMKNDSPAAILYSQPSERSIMQSQSLMLDLQEGDEVWVRMFKRERENAIYSEESDVYIIFNGHLIKPAVE; encoded by the exons ATGCGTGCTGTCCTTCTGCTGTTCTTTGTGGCCTCTTCCCTGCAAGCCAGCCTCCTGCCAGGAGAAAAAGCCTCATCAAAGAAGGAGACCTGGAGGGGTTCTTGCGTGCGATGCTGTGACTCAACAGAGCAGCCGGGCTCCGTCACCTCCTCCCGATACATCCGGATGACGAGCGACTCCGCCTATTCGCTGCCCAAAATCCGGCCCACGGTAGACATCACAATCCTGAAAG GTGAAAAAGGCGAAATGGGGCCCAAAGGGCTGTTGGGTCCGGAGGGCAAAGCAGGGCATCCGGGCCTacggggtttaaatggctggaaAGGGCAGAAAGGTCAGCTTGGGCCCCCCGGCCACTCCTGCAAGCAGTATTACGTGGCCTTTTCCGTGGGCCGCCGCAAACCCCTCCACAGCTTGGACTACTACCAGCACGTCACCTTCGACACGGAGTTCGTCAACCTCTACAAGCACTTCAACATGTTCACAGGGAAGTTCTTTTGCTACGTGGCCGGGGTCTACTTCTTCAACCTCAACGTCCACACCTGGAACTACAAGGAGACCTACCTCCACATCATGAAGAACGACTCCCCAGCGGCCATCCTGTACTCCCAGCCCAGCGAACGCAGCATCATGCAGAGCCAGAGTCTCATGTTGGATCTCCAGGAAGGGGATGAGGTCTGGGTGAGGATgttcaagagggagagagagaacgcCATCTACAGCGAGGAGTCCGACGTCTACATCATCTTCAACGGACATCTAATTAAGCCAGCCGTAGAATGA